In one window of Rhizobium sp. ACO-34A DNA:
- a CDS encoding copper oxidase has translation MALLTRRNLLKASAVAGAYASGMAFLPRLTNALAAANPVTLEAYRRSAMIDGKAATEGVMSYRLGGGDAADVAPPVLRARRGEPFAARFLNNLDEPSTVHWHGLRIDNAMDGVPFLTQPYVYPGDSFDYALIPPDAGTYWYHPHCNTLEQIGRGLAGMFIVEDPNDPVFDAEVAINLRDWRLGGNSQFIEQFKARDAAKTGTFGTVRTANWQLEPSYDAPTGGLVRLRILVSDVTRIFNLKMVGAEALIIAIDGQPVPEHMPLDTVVIAPGQRLDLVVRMPDTEGETAALEDIRPSTPKIVARLRSVGSSLKRNLGDVAPLAPNPPVEANLANAIPVPLVLSATAENAAKDSICGSLGYSFWAINKVPYPGDSADPMDPLAEMKLGKTYMFNLENVTPHAHPIHIHGMNFKVVSSSKGPVSPLVSDTYLVLPDEKVQLAVVADNPGNWVLHCHIIEHQKTGMTSYVRVV, from the coding sequence ATGGCTCTGCTCACCCGTCGCAATCTTCTCAAAGCTTCCGCCGTCGCTGGCGCCTATGCTTCAGGCATGGCATTCCTGCCGCGCCTGACCAACGCGCTTGCCGCCGCCAATCCGGTAACGCTCGAAGCCTATCGGCGAAGCGCCATGATCGATGGCAAGGCGGCGACCGAGGGCGTCATGAGCTATCGTCTGGGTGGCGGCGATGCTGCGGATGTTGCGCCGCCGGTGCTTCGCGCGCGGCGCGGCGAGCCCTTTGCTGCCCGTTTCCTCAATAATCTGGACGAGCCCAGCACCGTCCACTGGCATGGCCTCAGGATCGATAACGCCATGGACGGCGTTCCCTTCCTGACCCAGCCCTATGTCTATCCGGGCGACAGCTTCGACTATGCGCTCATACCGCCCGATGCAGGCACTTACTGGTATCATCCCCATTGCAACACGCTGGAGCAGATCGGCCGCGGCCTTGCCGGCATGTTCATCGTCGAAGACCCCAACGATCCTGTTTTCGACGCGGAAGTGGCGATCAACCTTCGTGACTGGCGGCTTGGCGGCAACAGCCAGTTCATCGAGCAGTTCAAGGCACGCGACGCGGCGAAGACCGGCACGTTCGGCACCGTGCGTACGGCCAACTGGCAGCTGGAGCCGAGCTATGATGCGCCCACAGGCGGCCTTGTCCGCCTGCGCATCCTCGTGTCCGACGTCACGCGCATTTTCAATCTGAAGATGGTGGGCGCGGAAGCCCTGATCATCGCCATCGACGGCCAGCCTGTTCCCGAACACATGCCGCTAGATACCGTGGTCATCGCGCCCGGCCAGCGGCTCGATCTCGTGGTTCGCATGCCGGATACGGAAGGTGAAACAGCAGCACTCGAGGACATCAGGCCATCGACGCCGAAGATCGTCGCCCGGCTTCGCTCCGTCGGCTCGTCCCTGAAGCGGAACCTTGGCGATGTGGCGCCGCTTGCGCCCAATCCTCCGGTCGAGGCAAACCTTGCCAATGCCATTCCGGTTCCGCTCGTGCTGAGCGCGACAGCCGAGAATGCGGCAAAGGACTCGATCTGCGGTTCGCTTGGCTATTCCTTCTGGGCGATCAACAAGGTGCCCTACCCCGGCGACAGCGCCGACCCGATGGATCCGCTGGCCGAAATGAAGCTCGGCAAGACCTACATGTTCAATCTGGAAAACGTGACGCCGCACGCGCATCCGATCCACATCCACGGCATGAACTTCAAGGTCGTCTCGTCATCCAAGGGACCGGTTTCGCCTCTCGTCTCCGACACCTATCTCGTCCTGCCCGATGAAAAGGTGCAGTTGGCGGTGGTCGCGGACAATCCCGGCAACTGGGTCCTGCATTGCCACATCATCGAGCACCAGAAGACCGGCATGACCAGCTATGTGCGGGTCGTATGA
- a CDS encoding AraC family transcriptional regulator codes for MQHSGNGLLDTLAGLPAFDSQGLERSCRPVDAIRSGIDTHGIERIEAQFSGNGFAPHRHDTYALGLTISGVQAFSYRGETRFSLPGNVIVLHPDEVHDGAAGTDDGLRYRMMYIPPELIRDACDKPSATLPFVSTPVLSDSRLARALAEALVDLDHAPDGLALSDLLSRIADGLGRHAGNRQAVSTKAERAVARACAYLRENCAEQVSSEELETLTDLNRYSLARQFRLVTGTSPHRYRTMRRLERAKGMISSGMPIAEAAYDAGFADQSHFTRHFKNCYGMTPGHWLTLLRA; via the coding sequence ATGCAACACTCCGGAAACGGTCTTCTTGATACGCTTGCCGGGCTACCAGCCTTCGATAGCCAAGGTCTTGAACGTTCGTGCAGGCCGGTCGACGCGATCCGTTCCGGTATCGATACCCACGGCATCGAGCGCATCGAAGCCCAGTTTTCCGGCAACGGCTTTGCGCCGCATCGGCACGATACCTATGCGCTCGGGCTGACGATCAGCGGCGTGCAGGCCTTCTCCTATCGCGGGGAAACGCGTTTCAGCCTGCCCGGAAATGTCATCGTGCTCCACCCCGACGAGGTTCATGACGGTGCTGCGGGCACCGACGACGGCCTGCGATACCGGATGATGTACATTCCCCCGGAACTGATCCGCGACGCCTGCGACAAGCCTTCGGCCACCCTGCCCTTCGTATCGACCCCGGTCCTCTCCGACAGCCGGCTTGCCCGGGCTCTCGCTGAGGCGCTTGTCGATCTCGATCATGCTCCCGATGGACTGGCGCTCTCCGACCTGCTGAGCCGGATCGCGGACGGCCTGGGACGACACGCCGGCAACCGGCAGGCGGTATCGACCAAGGCGGAGCGGGCCGTTGCGCGCGCCTGCGCCTATCTCAGGGAAAACTGTGCCGAACAGGTTTCCTCGGAAGAACTGGAAACGCTGACCGATCTCAACCGCTATTCACTCGCCCGCCAGTTCCGGCTGGTGACGGGCACGAGCCCGCATCGTTATCGCACCATGCGGCGGCTGGAGCGGGCAAAGGGCATGATAAGCAGCGGCATGCCGATCGCGGAAGCCGCCTACGACGCCGGCTTTGCCGACCAGAGCCATTTCACCCGTCATTTCAAGAACTGCTACGGCATGACGCCCGGCCACTGGCTGACGCTGCTTCGCGCCTGA
- a CDS encoding MBL fold metallo-hydrolase: protein MARLRDLTADRPHRHQPATTPAQEAAVTDLAATLRILEPYSGLFAYYDGRIPGKRLHSPHRNWLDDGAYSLGVASYAIVSGNEALVYDTHISLDHARAVRRHLEGLGVSRIRVVLSHWHTDHIAGNAVFADCEIIASRLTAQAMADNAAVLAAKNPPIDPVVMPNTLFNERLELNVGKWNVELLQFDIHSADGTVLFLPDIGVLLAGDTLEDTVTYISEPEHTLRHIEELDRLAGLPIRHILPNHGSEERIGGGGYAPDLIQANRDYLQRLMDNVADPNLDKTSLADFIAPELAHGSVIYFAPYERVHRDNIVALRHEK from the coding sequence ATGGCCCGATTGCGTGACTTGACAGCGGACAGGCCACACAGGCATCAACCTGCGACGACACCAGCGCAGGAAGCTGCCGTGACCGACCTTGCCGCCACGCTCCGTATCCTCGAGCCCTATTCCGGGCTCTTCGCCTATTACGACGGCCGCATTCCCGGAAAACGCCTGCATTCGCCTCACCGAAACTGGCTGGACGACGGCGCCTACAGCCTCGGCGTCGCCAGCTACGCCATCGTTTCCGGCAACGAGGCGCTCGTCTACGATACGCATATTTCCCTCGATCACGCCCGCGCCGTAAGGCGTCATCTGGAGGGGCTTGGCGTCTCCCGCATTCGCGTGGTGCTCAGCCACTGGCACACCGATCATATCGCCGGAAACGCGGTCTTTGCCGACTGCGAAATCATAGCCAGCCGGCTGACGGCACAGGCGATGGCTGACAACGCCGCAGTTCTCGCCGCAAAGAACCCGCCCATCGATCCCGTCGTGATGCCCAACACTCTTTTCAATGAGCGGCTCGAACTCAATGTCGGCAAATGGAACGTCGAACTCCTGCAGTTCGATATCCACAGCGCGGACGGAACAGTTCTTTTCCTGCCCGACATCGGTGTCCTTCTTGCCGGCGATACGCTGGAGGATACGGTCACCTATATTTCCGAGCCGGAGCATACGCTTCGTCACATCGAGGAACTTGACCGACTCGCCGGGCTTCCCATCCGCCACATCTTGCCGAACCACGGCTCCGAGGAGCGGATCGGTGGCGGCGGTTATGCGCCGGACCTGATCCAGGCGAACCGTGACTACCTCCAGCGGCTGATGGATAACGTCGCCGATCCCAATCTCGACAAGACCAGTCTCGCTGATTTCATCGCCCCGGAACTAGCGCATGGCAGCGTCATCTATTTCGCACCCTATGAGCGTGTTCATCGCGACAACATCGTCGCGCTTCGCCACGAAAAGTAA
- a CDS encoding exopolyphosphatase: protein MTRSEAQGRLPGIAPVSVVDIGSNSIRLVVYEGLSRAPTVLFNEKVLCGLGKGLASSGRMDDEGVTRALGALRRFGALSRQARATAMYVLATAAAREAANGPEFIRRAEEILDHKVIVLTGEEEALYSALGIVSGFHDPDGIAGDLGGGSLELIDIKGRELGKGITLPLGGLRLSETVGGSLSKARAFARKQIKGAKLLEKGAGRTFYAVGGTWRNIAKLHMELRKYPLHMMQGYELPYGEIVSFLEEVVSGANSRDPAWASISKSRRSLLPFGAIAMQEVLEAMKPARVSFSAQGVREGYLFSLLSEEDQALDPLLTAADELAILRARSPEHARELAEWTGRMMPFFDIAETEEDVRYRRAACLLADLSWRAHPDYRGLQALNIIAHSSFVGITHPGRAFIALTNYYRFEGLYDDGRTGPLATIATERLLERAKLLGGMLRVVYLFSASMPGIVHDLAFRRSERSDLDLEFVVPHAYRDFAGERLDGRLQQLAKLTGKRLAFVFE, encoded by the coding sequence ATGACAAGATCTGAAGCGCAGGGGCGCTTGCCCGGCATTGCCCCTGTTTCCGTTGTCGATATTGGTTCGAATTCGATCCGTCTCGTTGTCTACGAGGGCCTTTCCAGGGCGCCGACGGTACTTTTCAACGAAAAGGTGCTTTGCGGTCTCGGCAAGGGGCTGGCATCCAGCGGTCGCATGGACGACGAGGGTGTTACGCGTGCGCTTGGCGCCCTTCGCAGGTTCGGCGCGCTCTCGCGTCAGGCTCGTGCCACGGCGATGTATGTGCTGGCGACGGCTGCGGCTCGCGAGGCGGCAAACGGCCCGGAATTCATCCGCAGGGCAGAAGAGATTCTCGATCACAAGGTGATCGTGCTGACCGGTGAGGAAGAGGCGCTTTATTCCGCCCTCGGCATCGTCAGCGGCTTCCACGATCCTGATGGGATCGCAGGCGACCTCGGCGGCGGCTCTCTTGAACTGATCGACATCAAGGGCCGCGAACTCGGCAAGGGCATCACCCTGCCGCTCGGTGGCCTGCGCCTGTCGGAAACCGTGGGCGGTTCGCTGTCCAAGGCGCGCGCCTTTGCGCGCAAGCAGATCAAGGGCGCGAAGCTTCTCGAAAAAGGCGCTGGACGCACCTTCTATGCCGTCGGCGGCACCTGGCGAAACATCGCCAAGCTGCATATGGAACTGCGCAAGTATCCCCTTCACATGATGCAGGGCTACGAACTGCCATACGGCGAGATCGTCTCCTTCCTTGAAGAGGTGGTTTCGGGCGCAAATTCGCGCGATCCGGCATGGGCGTCGATTTCCAAGAGCCGTCGCTCGCTGCTTCCCTTCGGCGCCATCGCCATGCAGGAAGTGCTCGAGGCGATGAAGCCCGCACGGGTCTCCTTCTCCGCTCAGGGCGTTCGCGAAGGCTATCTCTTCTCGCTCCTCTCCGAAGAGGATCAGGCGCTGGATCCGCTGCTGACCGCAGCCGATGAACTCGCCATCCTGCGCGCTCGCTCGCCCGAGCATGCGCGCGAGCTTGCCGAATGGACGGGCCGGATGATGCCCTTCTTCGACATTGCCGAAACCGAGGAAGACGTGCGATATCGCCGGGCGGCCTGCCTGCTGGCGGATCTCAGCTGGCGTGCTCATCCCGACTATCGCGGGCTGCAGGCGCTCAACATCATTGCGCACTCGTCCTTTGTCGGCATCACCCATCCCGGCCGCGCCTTCATCGCGCTGACCAACTACTATCGCTTCGAAGGGCTCTATGACGACGGCCGCACCGGTCCGCTGGCGACCATTGCGACCGAGCGCCTGCTTGAGCGCGCCAAGCTTCTCGGCGGTATGCTGCGCGTGGTCTATCTCTTCTCGGCATCGATGCCCGGCATCGTTCACGATCTGGCTTTCCGCCGGTCGGAGCGGTCCGACCTCGACCTCGAATTCGTCGTGCCCCACGCCTATCGCGACTTCGCCGGCGAACGCCTCGACGGCCGCCTCCAGCAATTGGCGAAGCTGACGGGCAAGCGACTGGCTTTCGTCTTCGAGTAG
- a CDS encoding glycerophosphodiester phosphodiesterase: MKKHLFASVSLFLLAAPAFADEVAFPAKLVSHAILPANTIISAPADAPAHLKTSGKFTTADRKRAEGLGTVPGKDGVRPTGLSMPFDGQAVQGFSGIKTMEDGTFWSLSDNGFGSKINSSDSMLMLHHIKFDWDAGKVERLGTVFLSDPDKKAPFPIVMEGAEQRYLTGADFDVESIQPVADGFWIGEEFGPYILKFTRDGKLTDVISTKAGETEVKSPDHPTLVVPANPTAKMAAFNLKRSGGYEGLAMSKDGSKLYGLLEGPLFLEDGSVEKADGLTALRIIELDVASKAWTGRSWLYPLSEGGEAIGDFNMIDGTTALIIERDNGAGTADKACADPKKPEPTCFAVPAAHKRIYKIEMTDENVGKAVRKIGYIDLMKISDPDNKKRQGGGEGFYDMPFVTIENVDVVDPTHIVVGNDNNLPFSAGRALDKADDNEFVLLEVGEFLSAK, from the coding sequence GTGAAAAAACATCTCTTTGCTTCCGTATCCCTTTTCCTTCTCGCCGCTCCGGCCTTTGCCGACGAGGTCGCCTTCCCGGCGAAACTCGTTTCCCACGCAATCCTTCCGGCCAACACGATCATCTCCGCTCCGGCCGATGCTCCCGCCCACCTGAAGACCTCGGGCAAGTTCACCACGGCAGACCGCAAGCGCGCCGAAGGCCTCGGCACCGTTCCGGGCAAGGACGGCGTTCGCCCGACCGGTCTTTCGATGCCCTTCGACGGACAGGCCGTACAGGGTTTCTCCGGCATCAAGACCATGGAGGACGGCACCTTCTGGAGCCTCTCCGACAACGGCTTCGGCTCGAAGATCAATTCCAGCGACTCCATGCTGATGCTGCATCACATCAAGTTCGACTGGGATGCCGGCAAGGTCGAGCGTCTTGGAACCGTATTCCTGTCCGACCCGGACAAGAAGGCCCCCTTCCCGATCGTCATGGAAGGCGCCGAGCAGCGCTATCTCACCGGCGCCGACTTCGACGTCGAATCGATCCAGCCCGTCGCAGACGGCTTCTGGATCGGCGAAGAGTTCGGCCCCTACATCCTGAAGTTCACCAGGGACGGCAAGCTGACCGATGTCATCTCGACCAAGGCAGGCGAGACCGAAGTGAAGTCGCCCGACCATCCGACGCTCGTCGTTCCGGCCAATCCGACCGCCAAGATGGCAGCCTTCAACCTGAAGCGTTCCGGCGGCTATGAAGGCCTCGCCATGTCGAAGGATGGCTCCAAGCTCTATGGCCTGCTCGAAGGCCCGCTCTTCCTCGAAGACGGCTCGGTCGAAAAGGCCGACGGCCTGACGGCCCTGCGCATCATCGAACTCGATGTCGCCTCCAAGGCCTGGACCGGCCGTTCCTGGCTCTATCCACTGTCTGAAGGCGGCGAGGCCATCGGCGACTTCAACATGATCGACGGCACCACCGCTCTCATCATCGAGCGCGACAACGGCGCCGGCACGGCCGACAAGGCCTGCGCCGATCCGAAGAAGCCCGAACCGACCTGCTTTGCCGTTCCGGCCGCGCACAAGCGCATCTACAAGATCGAGATGACCGACGAAAACGTCGGAAAGGCCGTCCGCAAGATCGGCTACATCGATCTCATGAAGATCTCCGACCCGGACAACAAGAAGCGCCAAGGCGGCGGCGAAGGCTTCTACGACATGCCTTTCGTCACCATTGAAAACGTCGATGTGGTCGATCCTACCCATATCGTCGTCGGCAACGACAACAACCTGCCCTTCTCGGCCGGTCGCGCCCTCGACAAGGCCGACGACAACGAGTTCGTCCTGCTCGAAGTCGGCGAATTCCTCTCTGCCAAGTAA
- a CDS encoding ribonuclease D codes for MIETTAALEKACLKLAQSDFITIDTEFLRETTFWPELCLIQMASPDLEVIVDPLAKGLDLAPFFTLMADDSVVKVFHAARQDIEIIFHLGNLIPHPIFDTQVAAMVCGFGDSVSYDQLVQKVKNVHIDKTSRFTDWSRRPLSDKQLDYALADVTHLRDVYLKLKSDLERDGRAEWLTEEMAILESRETYDLHPDDAWQRLKMRLRKPQELAVMQYVAAWREREARSRNVPRSRVLKDDAIYEIAQQQPKDTEALSRLRTIPKGWERSSSGAAIIEQVNAALALPKSDMPHVQRHNHAPEGAQAAVELLKVLLRLTSEKHGVASKVIANSDDLEKIAAEGEKADVPALQGWRRELFGDLALKLISGGVGLRFVDKRVEAVEF; via the coding sequence ATGATTGAAACTACCGCCGCATTAGAGAAAGCGTGCCTCAAGCTCGCCCAATCGGATTTCATTACGATCGATACCGAATTTCTCCGGGAAACAACGTTTTGGCCGGAACTCTGCCTTATCCAGATGGCCAGCCCCGATCTCGAAGTGATCGTCGATCCGCTGGCCAAGGGTCTCGACCTTGCCCCTTTCTTCACCCTGATGGCCGATGATTCGGTGGTAAAGGTGTTCCATGCCGCCCGGCAGGACATCGAAATCATCTTCCACCTCGGTAACCTCATCCCGCATCCGATCTTCGATACCCAGGTGGCTGCGATGGTCTGCGGCTTCGGCGACAGCGTCTCCTACGACCAGCTGGTGCAGAAGGTGAAGAACGTCCATATCGACAAGACGTCGCGCTTCACCGACTGGAGCCGTCGACCGCTTTCCGACAAGCAGCTCGATTATGCGCTGGCAGACGTCACCCATCTGCGCGACGTCTACCTCAAGCTCAAGTCCGATCTCGAGCGCGACGGTCGCGCCGAATGGCTGACGGAAGAGATGGCCATTCTCGAATCGCGCGAGACCTACGACCTGCATCCCGACGATGCGTGGCAGCGCCTGAAGATGCGGCTGCGCAAGCCGCAGGAACTCGCAGTCATGCAATATGTCGCCGCATGGCGTGAGCGTGAAGCACGCAGCCGCAACGTGCCGCGCTCCCGCGTGCTGAAGGACGACGCGATCTACGAAATCGCCCAGCAGCAGCCGAAGGACACGGAAGCGCTCAGCCGCCTGCGTACCATCCCGAAGGGTTGGGAGCGTTCCTCCTCGGGTGCAGCCATCATCGAACAGGTCAACGCTGCGCTCGCACTCCCGAAGTCCGACATGCCGCACGTCCAGCGTCACAATCATGCGCCGGAAGGTGCTCAGGCCGCCGTCGAACTCCTCAAGGTGCTGCTGCGCCTGACCTCGGAAAAGCATGGCGTCGCCTCCAAGGTGATCGCCAACAGCGACGATCTGGAAAAGATCGCGGCCGAAGGCGAGAAGGCCGACGTTCCAGCCCTGCAGGGCTGGCGTCGGGAACTGTTCGGGGATCTGGCGCTGAAGCTGATTTCCGGTGGTGTCGGCCTGCGCTTCGTCGACAAGCGCGTCGAAGCGGTGGAATTCTGA
- a CDS encoding methyltransferase type 11 — translation MELPAPLRAAVDQMLAREPLERLQRASEKLSDRYRREVRDGKFHIDGELAAKAYLATRLPATFAAVRAALSMVEEASPSFAPESLIDVGAGPGTALWAAADCWPELRRASLVEASAAIRSVGDALAKAGRVDCQWLAGDLTGSIPQLPTADLVTLAYVLDEIAENAIPAAISRLWALTGHTIVIVEPGTPAGWRRILTARATLLEAGAHIVAPCPHAAACPIEAPDWCHFSRRVARSRVHRLAKQGEVPWEDEKYIFIAASRHSAEPPEARVLAPPRISGGVGRLKLCRTDGSASEITVSRRDGAIFKAARRADWGDAFDARGDGNGADA, via the coding sequence GTGGAACTGCCCGCTCCGCTCCGTGCCGCCGTAGACCAGATGCTTGCCCGCGAACCGCTGGAGCGTCTGCAGCGTGCCAGCGAAAAGCTGTCCGACCGCTATCGCCGCGAAGTGCGCGACGGCAAGTTCCACATCGATGGCGAACTGGCCGCCAAGGCGTATCTCGCCACTCGCCTGCCCGCCACCTTCGCAGCCGTTCGTGCGGCGCTTTCCATGGTCGAGGAAGCATCGCCCTCCTTCGCGCCGGAAAGCCTGATCGATGTCGGTGCAGGCCCGGGCACCGCGCTCTGGGCTGCGGCCGATTGCTGGCCGGAGCTCAGGCGGGCAAGCCTCGTCGAGGCAAGTGCCGCGATACGCTCGGTCGGCGATGCACTCGCCAAGGCTGGGCGAGTGGATTGCCAATGGCTTGCTGGCGATCTCACCGGTTCCATTCCCCAGTTGCCAACCGCCGATCTCGTGACACTCGCCTATGTGCTGGACGAGATAGCCGAGAACGCCATACCGGCAGCAATTTCCCGGCTCTGGGCGCTGACCGGCCACACCATCGTCATCGTGGAGCCCGGGACACCAGCCGGCTGGCGGCGCATCCTGACGGCGCGGGCGACGTTGCTGGAGGCAGGCGCCCATATCGTGGCCCCCTGCCCGCATGCCGCAGCCTGCCCCATCGAAGCGCCGGACTGGTGCCACTTCTCCCGCCGCGTCGCACGCTCGCGCGTGCATCGCCTCGCCAAGCAGGGAGAAGTGCCGTGGGAAGACGAGAAATACATCTTCATCGCCGCCTCGCGGCATTCCGCAGAACCGCCGGAAGCCCGGGTTCTGGCTCCACCGAGGATTTCCGGTGGCGTTGGACGGCTGAAGCTCTGTCGCACCGACGGCAGCGCCTCGGAGATCACCGTCAGCCGTCGCGACGGAGCAATCTTCAAGGCGGCCCGTCGTGCGGATTGGGGTGATGCCTTCGATGCGAGGGGAGATGGCAATGGCGCGGACGCATGA